Part of the Allofrancisella frigidaquae genome is shown below.
TGTAATGAGAGTGTATTTTGAAAAACCACGTACAACTATTGGCTGGAAAGGACTTGTAAATGACCCTGACCTTGATAATTCATATCGTATAAATAAAGGGTTACAGATAGCACGTCAATTATTATCCGATATCACTAATATGGGTTTACCATGTGCTACTGAATTTTTGGATGTAATAACACCCCAATATTTTGCTGAGTTAATTTCTTGGGGAGCTATTGGAGCTAGAACTGTAGAAAGCCAAATTCATAGAGAACTTGCATCAGGTTTATCTGCGCCTATAGGCTTTAAAAATGCTACTAATGGTGATATTCAAGTAGCTGTGGACGCTATTAAGTCCGCTACTTACCCACACCATTTTCTAAGCACTACCAAATCAGGATCAACGGCAATATTTGCAACAAAAGGTAATAAAAACGGTCATATAATTCTACGTGGTGGTGCATCTGGACCTAATTTTAGCAAAGAACATGTTGATGAATGCATCGCAAAACTCAAAAAAGCAGGCTTAGATACTAAAGTAATGATTGATTGTAGCCACGGTAATAGTCAAAAAGATCACTCCAAACAAAAAACTGTACTTACTGATATTTGCAAGCAAATAGCTCAAAGTAATGATGTGTTTGGTGTTATGATAGAAAGTAACCTTGTAGCAGGAAATCAAGACATTAATAAAAAACCACTTGAATATGGTAAAAGTGTTACAGATGCTTGTGTAAGCTTTGATGAAACAAT
Proteins encoded:
- a CDS encoding 3-deoxy-7-phosphoheptulonate synthase gives rise to the protein MIGDKRFDKVSNINIEKEKVLIPAEVLIQEIPLLKGSYETVKKSRKEVANVIHGNDDRVIVVVGPCSIHDPKAALEYATKLKEQVKKFEKNIIIVMRVYFEKPRTTIGWKGLVNDPDLDNSYRINKGLQIARQLLSDITNMGLPCATEFLDVITPQYFAELISWGAIGARTVESQIHRELASGLSAPIGFKNATNGDIQVAVDAIKSATYPHHFLSTTKSGSTAIFATKGNKNGHIILRGGASGPNFSKEHVDECIAKLKKAGLDTKVMIDCSHGNSQKDHSKQKTVLTDICKQIAQSNDVFGVMIESNLVAGNQDINKKPLEYGKSVTDACVSFDETIEMLEMLSKAVQQRRISQEKKEVKEESQFSLL